In Dehalococcoidia bacterium, the DNA window CGACGAGCACCTGCGCGCCCGCGACGCCATCATGACCATCGAGCACCCAGAGCGCGGCGCCTGGGAGTTCCCGGCGCCGCCAATGCGCCTCAGCGACTCCAGGGTCGAAGTGCGGCCGGCGCCCTTGCTCGGCGAACACACCGCCGAGGTCCTGCGCCAGGAGCTAGGCCTGGGCGAGGGCGAGATCGAGCGACTGGCTGCGGCAGGCGTCCTCGGCCTGCGCCAGGGCCAGCCGGCCGCCGTCTAACGCTTCCGGCTGGCCCTGGATGGAGCCGCGGCAGGTGCCGCCGTCCTCGAGGTGTCCCGGGCACCGCAGCACCTGTGAGGCCAGCGCTAGCGTTGCCCTGACGCCCCTTACGCGCACCCGTGGTGCCGTCCAGCGGGCAGGCGAAGGCGGCTTCGGCAGCCACTCGGTCCGGTCACGACCTCCGATTACGGATCTCCGGCACTTACGGGTGAAAAAGGGGAGCGGCCGCGTCGAGGCCGCCACGGCCGCCGGGCTAGAGTGCGGACAGGGCGTCGATCAGGGCGCCGTAGTAGTCCTGCACGCCGCCGGTGAGCAGGGTGAGAGTCGCCACGAGCGCCGTGGAAACGAGCACGAGGATGAGCCCGAACTCGAGGGTGGTCTGGCCGGACTCGTTCCTGGACGGGGTGGGCTTCACTGCGCTGCCTCCTTGCCTTTTCTCGCTGATCAGAAACGTGGCCGCGCGCCAAGCATTACGAGCGGATAAGTTGACATAACGCCCAACAGTAACTCGAGATCCTGTCGCCCGGGGCAGGGGAGGGCTGAGCTTAGAGCAATCCCCGCAGGGTCTCGGCGACACCCAGCAGTGTCTGGTAGTAGCGGCCCGGTTCGACCTCGAAGAAGGTGAGGGCGAAGATGAGGACCGCCAGCGTGAACACCGCCGCGACCTCGAACGAGAATGTGGCCTGGCCGCGGTCCTGACCTGCGGCTCTTCCGTACCGCTGCATGTTGCCCTCCATGGCGCCTCAGTCCTGCCTTGAGAACGCACCGGGCCGCCCCGCCATAACAGCCGGCAGGGAGGTGCTTCACATAACGTGCTAGCGGGAGCGCTGGCGCAGCGCCCTCTGCATCTCCCGCTCCGCCTCTCGCTTCGCGATTGCCTGGCGCTTGTCGTAGCGGCGGCGGCCCTTGGCCAGGCCCAGCTCGACCTTGGCGATGCCGTCCTTGAGGTACAGCCTCAGCGGGACGAGGGTCAGTCCGCCGGCCTCGAGTTCGTGGGCAAGCTCGCGGATTTGCGAGCGGTGCAGGAGGAGCTTCCTGGGCCGCGCGGGCTCGTGGCCGAAGCGCGGCGCGTTCCTGTACTGGGCGATGTGCGCGCCCAGAAGCCACATCTCGCCGCGCTCCGGACGCGCGAAGGCCTCCTGCAGGCTGACCTTACCCTCGCGCACGGACTTGATCTCGCTGCCGGACAGCACCAG includes these proteins:
- the smpB gene encoding SsrA-binding protein SmpB; the encoded protein is MAEKTIALNRKALHDYDILERIEAGLVLSGSEIKSVREGKVSLQEAFARPERGEMWLLGAHIAQYRNAPRFGHEPARPRKLLLHRSQIRELAHELEAGGLTLVPLRLYLKDGIAKVELGLAKGRRRYDKRQAIAKREAEREMQRALRQRSR